A stretch of the Agromyces larvae genome encodes the following:
- a CDS encoding CPBP family intramembrane glutamic endopeptidase, which produces MSEHEHAGATRWHRFWNRGGWWKALAVAVVYLVVYEGLGLLLSVPFGHLVDSADILATPESVFFGLALPILLGGIILLLFVWSLGWLREIFGPQPIRGSWWMWIGVALLLIPIALRVVGTNWSAYSVGVALTMLFTGLCIGLAEELVSRGLAVNLLRRAGYGEKAVMLLSSLIFALMHSVNAFTQPLLAVALTVVYTFTFGIMMYLVLRVTGSIIWPMLVHAATDPTTILATGGVDAHGDASGSEGLIALAGDFNSVYVVFAIIAIIFVKGKVFPDRTPSLRKAEVD; this is translated from the coding sequence TTGAGCGAGCACGAGCACGCTGGAGCCACTCGATGGCACCGGTTCTGGAATCGGGGCGGTTGGTGGAAGGCGCTCGCGGTCGCGGTCGTCTACCTGGTGGTCTACGAGGGGCTGGGCTTGCTGCTCAGCGTGCCGTTCGGGCATCTGGTCGACTCCGCGGACATCCTCGCGACGCCCGAGAGCGTCTTCTTCGGTCTCGCGCTGCCGATCCTGCTGGGCGGCATCATCCTGCTGCTCTTCGTGTGGTCGCTGGGCTGGCTCCGCGAGATCTTCGGACCGCAGCCGATCAGGGGCAGCTGGTGGATGTGGATCGGCGTCGCGCTGCTGCTCATCCCGATCGCGCTCCGCGTCGTTGGCACGAACTGGTCGGCCTACTCAGTCGGCGTCGCGCTGACGATGCTCTTCACGGGGCTGTGCATCGGGCTGGCGGAAGAGCTCGTGAGCCGCGGTCTCGCGGTGAACCTGCTGCGCCGTGCCGGTTACGGCGAGAAGGCGGTGATGCTGCTGTCGTCGCTCATCTTCGCGCTCATGCACAGCGTGAACGCCTTCACCCAGCCCCTGCTGGCCGTCGCGCTGACCGTCGTTTACACCTTCACGTTCGGCATCATGATGTACCTCGTGCTGCGGGTCACGGGCAGCATCATCTGGCCGATGCTCGTGCACGCGGCCACTGACCCGACGACGATCCTCGCGACCGGCGGCGTCGACGCACACGGCGACGCATCGGGGTCCGAGGGGCTCATCGCCCTGGCGGGCGATTTCAACTCCGTCTACGTGGTGTTCGCGATCATCGCGATCATCTTCGTGAAGGGCAAGGTCTTCCCCGACCGAACCCCGTCGCTTCGGAAGGCAGAGGTCGACTGA